gttgccagttcgattcccagtcagggcacatgcctgggttgcaggccaggtccccatttgagggtgtgcatgaggcaaccaattgatgtatctctcttacatagatgtttttcttcctgtctccctccctccctgtctctaaaaatgaatgaataaaattttttttaaaaaagaagaactcTGCTATAACTCACGTGTCTCATTTGGACTCTCTTATCCATTCGTCTCTCAGAAACAGGCTGAGAGAGATGTTCAAGAGCAAACTAATAAAAGAGCGTTCTTGTGCCCTCAGCTGAATCGTAGACTTTATGGTCTCATTCCACCTGGCTGAGTGCTCATACCTGGAATGAAATCATAACTCTTTAGGTACCTACCTCTTTGGGGCGTTCTGAGGATTAAGTGATTAGTTCATGCACGTAaaccccccccgccctggcccccaaCCATCTCTGCTGTTGTGGGCACTGTaggttttaatgtattttatttaaaactctgaTAGCTAGGGAGATGCAAGGAAACAAGGTTAATAATAACCCTCCGTCCTCAGTTCTTATCAGCAGCTGGACTtttcaaagtattaaaaataaaagttccagcagcagcagcaactgtGCTTGCTTTAGCCTGAACCTGCTGGGAAAGTGTCTGTTTCTTGGCTTGAGTGTGGTGGTCATATCTGGTTCTCATGGAGGCTCctagggagcagggggagggagttTTTATGGACAGCTAGATAATGGACtacatcttcttttttaaaatgtaaggacTCTTTACCCTAtttcaaaaatgggaaaaaataaaccatgGTTTGAATTTATTAGCTACCCCAGATGCAACATCAGAAATCAGAGAATTACTCactgttgtttttctgtaaattaaCACTCAAGGAGACAACGTAGCAGAGAGGAAAGAGCACTTTCCCATTAACTGGATCTGTGTGGAATGCTCCAACCTTTGCTAAAACACACAGGCGCTCTCAGCTAATGTCCTCATCCATGAAATGAGGACCCGTAAGATCAGCCTGCCTCCCCAGAGAGAAACAGTGAGCAGATGTGTGAGAAGCCCTCCGTGAGTGTACGGTAAATGGAGATGCAGAGATACTTCTGCTAGCTGCCCATTCTCCTTCCAGGAGTCCCAACCACTGCACGTTGTGCTGGGAAATGAAGCCTGTGACTTGGACTCCATGGTGTCCGCTCTCGCCTTGGCTTTTTACCTGGCAAAGGTGAGTAGTTAGGAACAGAATCTCTTAGAAAAGATTTGGATTCAAGATTCAGCTCTTGGGTAAGTTAAATCCCTTAACTTTTCTGAGTCCATTGTCGCCAGCTATAAAACCTGAAATAATTTACAGTGTTGCTGGGGGGGTCAAATGAGCAAATGTATTTTGAAGGATGTATAAACCATAAAGCAATATTCAGACAATTCATTATTGAGTTTCTTGTGGGTATCCATGATCATGTCCAGCTAGCTCTTGAAGTTTGATCATCTCTGCGGCATCTAGAACTATGTCTTTTCCATGAGTTGTCTTGCTGACCTTTGTGTTATTGCTAAGAATAAGGGAGGACGAgagttgtccttttatttttatcacctgGGTAATTGTGGCTTTGGGAAGGGCAGTAACTCACCCAAGAACATGTCTCCCTTAGTCCCAGCAGCCTTGTTATTTTTTCTGTCTGTTCCAAAACACTGCCATGCCTTCTTTTCACTTCCCTCTCCAGACAACTGAGGCTGAGGATGTCTTTGTGCCGGTTTTAAATATAAAACGTTCTGAGCTACCCCTACGAGGTGATAACATCTTCCTCCTTCACAAGTTTCACATTCCAGAGTCCCTGTTGATTTTCCGGGATGAGATTGACCTTCATGCATTGCACCAGGCTGGCCAGCTTACCCTCATTCTTGTTGACCATCATGTCTTACCCAGGTAAGTGGAGAGAAGTTGCACTGATACTTATTATGTGCTATGTTGGGCTTTGACAAGTAAGTtgtaaagagaggaagaaagaattttgCTCTTGGGGATCTCTCAGGCTAATCGTAATTGATGGGTCATAATCAGCTATAGAAAATCTTGTCACTTCTTCAGTTTTGCAAGTAATAATAAGCAATAGAAACATGTAGAGTTCAAACTAAAGTATAACTCAGATCATTTAAATCTGCCTTTGGTATCATTATTTGTTAAGATTTCATGGCAGATTTATTATAATAGAAACTTTTGAATAATGGTCGCaactctttgatttttaaaaagttagcaaAATTATTTCCTACATAAGGCAATATCTCATTAGTGTCTATTTAACAAAGGTACACACCTATAATAATTCCACCCTAATTTAGGACTGGAAAAAACTGCCAACAATGCAACAGAAATACGTCTGTCTGGCTCCTGCAGtacaaaaatgtatgttttttcctCACCACTGGTTATAGCAGGACACTGACAGGGTAGCCTTAGGGCACTGACCCCACTCTCCATTCACTCATTAACAAACTTCAGTTTAGAGGGTGAAGCTGAGACAGAGAGTCCCTGTTGTCAAAGAAGCTTTAGGTTAGGAAGAGGGAATGGGTCATTGTAATGGGTTTAGAGGTAGGTGAGAGTTGTCACTCTAGGGGATGGTTGGTACAGGAAGGACGGAGTGGTTACATATACTACAGGGGAGTAGAGGGTGTCAGGAAAGGTTTCCTAACAGAGTTGGCCCTTCATCTCAGTTTTGAAAGAGGACTAGGTGTTTGCTTGGGGAATGGGGAGATAAGGTAGGTAGGAAAAGCATCCAGGCAGAGAGTGATTAATACAAGCAAAGGCAGGCAGGCATGAAATAGCATGGTGAGTTGGGGGAGCTGGAATTTGTTTTGCATGACTAGAGCATAAAATATGAGTGAGATGTAAGACCTGGAAAAAGATAAGACTAGAGAGATTCGCAGGGGCCGGATCATAAAGACCTTGCGGGCCCTGCCAAGGAGATTAGACTTTATTTTAGAGCAGTGGGGAACTAgtgttaattatatttattccAGGTCCTAATGTaatcaaatttgcatttttcaacTGATCATTCAGGTACAGTGATTTTCAGCACGTGCCGCAGCATACTGGTGGCTGCAAGGATTAtcaaaacatgcagtacctgactctttcgtcaggggcactgacttcctttcccttagattgtcaaataaaaaatgacaacagccatctggtataaatgaatcaaaattatacttttttttttttaatcaaattggcaaaaaatgtattgggttggccaaaaagtcactTTAGTTTtttgtgtaaaataaaagacattttttattttcaccaataactttattgatttagatattttgagtatgtcagctatctcctgctattggcttctagtgggtagaggccagaggtgctactaaacatcttccaatgcataagacagccccacagcaaaggattatttggccaaaatgtcaacagtaccaaggaactttgcaaaccacttttgacacattcgatcagtcacagcaccttctctatacactacacaaacctttttttgtgtttcagttgtgtttttgcctttcttgaaataataaagtttgatatgccaaaaatgttgcatattttcttccatcttcaacattaaaatagctgcacaaaaattcaccaattttaatgttACTTTTGTTAATGCATGCCGGTATGACAGCTATCACactacaatctaacaaaattgtttcgaatgatgttaaagacaactaaacccTACTACAGCCATCATATGaaaaaaaactcaacaaactttttggccaacccagtagtttattttttggtgtgtggcAGAATTTTAATTACCTGATGTGTGCCgcgagatgaaaaaagttgaaaatctctCTTCAGGTAGCATTGTGGAGGATTGCTTAGGAAGGCCCAAGACTGAAAGCAGGTGTTTGGTTGAGACATATTGGAATAGTCCAGGTGAGAGATACTGATGGCCTAGAGTAAGGCCGTAGCAGAGGGTTGAAAAGGAGGTAGTAAATAGAAACTGAGATAGAAGCCAGAGGATCTAGTGACCTGCATGGGATTTGGTTATTAGTGAATTGAGGGATCAGGAAAGATCTAGATGTTAGGTGTCAAGGGTGTCAGTTGGAAAGGCAACCCTAAAGAACATCAACTATGTGGATACGGTATTGGTAGCAGATACTTTGCCGAATTCACTTATACGTTGTTTCAAGATGACTTCAGTTACAACATTAAAGAGAAGAATTGAAAGGAGTAAGGCCAAGGGAGAAGTGACCAAAAGTCTGTTTACATAAGACGTCTGGTGAGAAGCAGCCAGAGTGCTCCTacatatctttctttcttttttccccacaccGCCTTTGCCCACACAGAAGTGATGCAGACCTAGAGGAGGCAGTGGCAGAGGTGCTAGACCATCGGCCCATCGAGCAGAAGCGCTGCCCTCCCTGCCATGTTTCAGTTGAGCTGGTGGGGTCCTGCACTACCCTGGTGACGGAGAGAATCCTGCAGGGGGCACCAGAGATCTTGGACAGGCAAACCGCTGCCCTTCTGCATGGTGAGGCTGACTCCTTTGTTCCTCTATTCCTATCCCAGAGAAAGGACAGTGGAAAACTCTAGACTCTTCCAGCTTGACCATACTCTCTCAGAGCCTTGCAGCACATACTCAAGGCTGGGATTCTTTCAGGGGGCAATTAGGCATTGAAAGGCTGTGGGGTACTTTGCGTTTACAGGCCTGTGGGATGCATGGATGGAGAGCAGACCGAGAAGATTTCAGTGGATAATGAAAAGAGGAGTAGCCAAAGAAGCAGGAAACAGATCCCAGTACCATTTCTGCCCAGGAAGTAGTTCTGTGACCCTCAGCAAATCTCTTagccatttttattctcattttctccatttgtaaagagagagagatagagagttGGACTGGACTATCTCTCAACTTGCAAGATTCTCTACTGGCATTTGGCCTACggaagggaagagagggcatttttctctgactgggttTCAAAATCTCCAAGGATTGAGAAGCTCAGGCTTCCTTtctaccttttccccatttccctgccTGCATTTCAGTTTGGATTTGGGAGGTCTTATCAGGACAGAGTCcctgtttcttgttttgttttcagtgagTTTCTCCTGTGTGTTGTGTCCACTGTGTTGGAGGGTTATGTGTATTTCAGTGGCCATGAATGGAGGGCCACAGGAGGTGAGTTCCGCCATGCTCCTCTGCCGCAGGAACAATCGTCCTGGACTGTGTCAACATGGACCTTCAAATTGGAAAAGCAACCCTAAAGGACAAAAACtatgtggagaaactggaggcCCTCTTCCCAGATCTGCCCGAGAGAAGTGACATCTTTGATTCTCTGCAAAAGGCAAAGTTTGATGTGTCAGGTATGAAGGGTTAAAccaacctctctccctcccatgtgAGAAAACAGGTGGGCAGTccttgttcattatattcctgaGCACCATCAAAGCCATTTCAGAGCACGGGTGATGGTTTAAGCTTTGGAGAGAAACAAGGTAGTGTGTGAGTCTGATCAGGAACTAATCGGTCATTCACTGGATTGTTCTATCtgggcttttggggatgatgaggAGGAATATACTGAGAGCCTCAGAGATTTCCAGTCTAATCAgagaatgtaaataaaatatgctgAGGGAATACTAAGTTATCAGAGTAAGATCTAGATCACTGGTTAGGGAAGCAGAAGAATTAGGCTACATATACCAAGGacaaaggaagagaacaaaaaCACTTCCATAATTTTCTACCCAGCTACCAcctgttgatttaaaaaataataataaagtaccaCATGCACTTTTAGGAagttaaaacaacacagaaaggGGGAGAATCAAAAGTTAaagcctctcttcttcctcttaccCTTCTCTCCAAAGTCTGTTGCTCTAAAGGTAACTATTGTGACCCagtaatttaaagtaatttttattatataattacattttttgttaTCAACCCTGTCTATTGCCCCAAAGAATAGCtgtgtgtgtttcctcttccttGACTTATCCTGGTGTCCTCACCTTCCTGGTTTGGGGACCTTGGGCTCTCTTGTTTGACCCCTAGTCTCACATCCACTTTCTAGGACTGACCACTGAGCAGATGCTGAGAAAGGACCAGAAGACCATCTTCAGGCAAGGCATCAAGATGGCCATCAGTGCAATATATATGGACTTGGAGGTGAGAGCAAGATGGAGGTGTGTGGAGAGAAGACCTTCAGTTATGCCAGTAACCTTGCCCCTCACTTCTGGCTCTCCTCCAAAATTTACCTTGTATACCTGTCTACGTTTCGTGAGCTCTCCTGTAACTCCCACAGTTCACTGTCTCTCACTGAACGACTGTAATAGACCCCATGGATACCCAGCCTCCACTTCTGCACCCCTACAGACCATTCCCCctgcagcagccagagtgatggTGTTAATACGTAACTTAGATCGTATCACCTCTTCCCTTTATCGCCTTTTCATTGCACTTACAATAAAATGTAAGGCCTTCGCTGTTGTTTATAGGGTCCGCCATGGCCTGAATCATCATATAGTTAATATGTAATAGAGCTGATTTCCAAATCAGTTCTGTCTGAACCCGAAACCTGTATTCTCCCCATTCTACAGACTGCCTCCCGACACATACACAGCACTGAGTAAATAGTGGATATGTTTTTTATGGAGCCCCAGGTTAACATGGGAAGAAACCCTTCATAAGCATTTTCAGTGGTGGTGACAAGGCAGTTCCAGCTCTAGCCCTCATCTCTGGCCGTGTCTTCTCTTTCAGGCCTTCCTGCAGAGGTCCGGCCTCATTGCAGACCTCCAAGCTTTCTGCCAGGCTCACAGCTATGATGTCCTGGTCGCCATGACTATCTTCTTCAACACTCACAATGAGCCAGTGCGACAGTTGGCTATTTTCTGTCCCCATGCAACGCTCCGAATGACAGTGAGTCTCTGTCTCTGCTTCAAGCTGAGGGCTCTACCGAGCTCTGCCTGTGCATGCTGCCCTCTCCTTGGTTCTTATAGTTACACAGAGGTCCCCTGACGTGTTTCCCGAatctcccttccctgctttttCCATCTTCTGTCTATGTGAATATCCTTAATCACACTGCCATTGGGCAAGGGGGATTCCAAAGCGAGTAAGAAATGGAGTTCCTTTAGAAGGAACCTGAAGTCAAGTTAAAAGGAAACGTAATAGcgctggctggagtggctcagtagattgagtgccaactTGCGAACCAAGGactccctggtttgattcccagtcagagcacatacctgggttgcaggccaggtcctccatGGGGAGCATGCAGGAGgtggccacacattgatgtttctctcccctttttctccctcctttcccctgtctctaaaaataaataaacaaaatctttaaaaaaaaaaaaaaaggaaacggAATGAACCTGCAGTTAAAACTCAATTCTTAGTTTAATCATTAACTCCTCAACCTTGAAAACCAACTTCTTTCTCTTTACCCTCTTGCCCGGAAaatgggaaacaaaagagaaacctTTTCGGTACTTACTCATGTAGGGAATAATCACCCTATGTAGTGCTGACTCTGTAGAGAAGTGATCCAGGAGCAGGTGTTTTTCTTGCCTGATCTGCTTGGCCACCTTTtccacctcctcccctttcttttcctctgttggTTACTCATTAGCATAGGGAAGAATTTAAAAGTGGACTTAAAGCAGTCCAGGGCCTCTTTGGGTTGCTTGGGCTACCTGAGGACTGGTGAAGCTGGATCTGAATACGACCAGATAATCCTTTGAGCCTGTAAAAGGTACACGCGCCCTTTCCCAcacctctcttttcctctgtcttctcctctAGGCAGCAAATGTAACTTCATTCAGTGGAAGATAGTTTGGCATTGGGGAAAGACTACAGTTTTTAAAGGCAGAGAGACATGCTTTTCTATGCCAGATTTGCCACTTACTTTCTCTTTGAGCTAAAGCATGTCAGTTGACTTCTGAGCCTGTAAGTGGCAGAATATTACCTACTAATTAGTCTGATGAGATCATTAAACATAAGGTCATATGTGAAGTACATTTCTGGGTACAAAAGTAAGCACTCGGTAAATGGTGGCTCCTACCAATCATGTCATAAAGGAAAAGGTACTTTGGCTGTGAGAAgtgcctctccccaccttctccccaccGCTGCCCTGGAGCTGGGATGTTGCTCCCACAGCCCGGGCTGCCTTGTGCTGGGCAATGGGGGTCCTTTTTTCACAGTCTGCCCTaccacttcctctcttcctcctctgtgagaAATAGTATAATACAGTGATTCAAAACACCAGCT
The sequence above is drawn from the Desmodus rotundus isolate HL8 chromosome 12, HLdesRot8A.1, whole genome shotgun sequence genome and encodes:
- the PRUNE1 gene encoding exopolyphosphatase PRUNE1 isoform X1, translated to MEDYLQGCRAALQESQPLHVVLGNEACDLDSMVSALALAFYLAKTTEAEDVFVPVLNIKRSELPLRGDNIFLLHKFHIPESLLIFRDEIDLHALHQAGQLTLILVDHHVLPRSDADLEEAVAEVLDHRPIEQKRCPPCHVSVELVGSCTTLVTERILQGAPEILDRQTAALLHGTIVLDCVNMDLQIGKATLKDKNYVEKLEALFPDLPERSDIFDSLQKAKFDVSGLTTEQMLRKDQKTIFRQGIKMAISAIYMDLEAFLQRSGLIADLQAFCQAHSYDVLVAMTIFFNTHNEPVRQLAIFCPHATLRMTICDVLEHSHSPSLKLTLTPSPDPNLQAYVQGNTQVSRKKLLPLLQEALSAYFDSTTSPSGQPETMDVSREQVDKELDRAGTSLMSGLSQDEEEPPLPPTPMNSLVDECPLDQGLPKLSAEAIFEKCSQISLSQSSTASLPKK
- the PRUNE1 gene encoding exopolyphosphatase PRUNE1 isoform X2 encodes the protein MWDVGKESQPLHVVLGNEACDLDSMVSALALAFYLAKTTEAEDVFVPVLNIKRSELPLRGDNIFLLHKFHIPESLLIFRDEIDLHALHQAGQLTLILVDHHVLPRSDADLEEAVAEVLDHRPIEQKRCPPCHVSVELVGSCTTLVTERILQGAPEILDRQTAALLHGTIVLDCVNMDLQIGKATLKDKNYVEKLEALFPDLPERSDIFDSLQKAKFDVSGLTTEQMLRKDQKTIFRQGIKMAISAIYMDLEAFLQRSGLIADLQAFCQAHSYDVLVAMTIFFNTHNEPVRQLAIFCPHATLRMTICDVLEHSHSPSLKLTLTPSPDPNLQAYVQGNTQVSRKKLLPLLQEALSAYFDSTTSPSGQPETMDVSREQVDKELDRAGTSLMSGLSQDEEEPPLPPTPMNSLVDECPLDQGLPKLSAEAIFEKCSQISLSQSSTASLPKK